In the Candidatus Electrothrix rattekaaiensis genome, one interval contains:
- a CDS encoding lipopolysaccharide biosynthesis protein, with amino-acid sequence MELTRFFQSAFTSLVNYGWEIIFRHPPSPEVIQQIKKFFIFGAGMLVAKIMAIAAQIIMGRKFGPEFYGEMTIILLLSGYFAMPIVNGWGLVFTKIAAREKDKKKKEQALKSLLFIVCICGILTILFLFVLQKPLSNLLDISPQSMKLTLLMTVFYAWWILTKQIAQGLQHWHTYVIIENTWAAIVLLGLLGIFFLQQTVDLIAVSTVFFLGYFLSGLFFLKQICQSFFVKIRLEYIKDILSHGWFLLLNGLVGVATFSIDRVFINRSLGAEEVGIYQAHFVSTYGIISAFMTIFLTYIFPIFCRNDNMLTILSKINRMQYPFTILISILIGNFVLRLYSYPVSFALFGSLCLFNAVQFHVQLKIWYLASRGASETKTTLQSQLIFLIVNLAVLIILIRYAGIVAGGISLLAGACACLAYLIQSEHTAYNERSV; translated from the coding sequence ATGGAGTTGACACGTTTTTTTCAATCTGCATTCACCAGCCTTGTCAACTATGGCTGGGAGATAATTTTCCGTCACCCCCCCTCTCCGGAAGTAATACAGCAGATAAAAAAATTTTTTATTTTTGGTGCGGGAATGCTGGTTGCAAAAATTATGGCTATTGCGGCTCAGATTATCATGGGGCGAAAATTCGGACCTGAATTTTATGGGGAAATGACCATAATTTTACTGCTATCAGGTTATTTTGCCATGCCGATTGTCAATGGCTGGGGATTGGTCTTTACAAAAATTGCCGCAAGAGAAAAAGACAAGAAAAAAAAAGAGCAGGCTTTAAAGTCCCTGCTCTTTATAGTTTGTATCTGCGGTATTCTGACAATACTTTTTCTATTTGTTCTGCAAAAGCCTCTTTCGAATTTGTTGGATATTTCTCCGCAGTCAATGAAATTAACATTACTCATGACAGTTTTCTATGCTTGGTGGATACTAACCAAACAGATTGCCCAAGGACTCCAGCACTGGCATACATATGTTATTATTGAAAACACATGGGCTGCTATTGTCTTACTGGGCCTGCTGGGAATATTTTTTTTGCAGCAAACAGTCGATCTTATCGCTGTCAGTACGGTTTTTTTCCTCGGATATTTTTTATCAGGGCTTTTCTTTTTAAAGCAGATTTGTCAGTCTTTTTTTGTTAAAATTAGATTGGAATACATTAAAGATATCCTCTCGCATGGCTGGTTTCTGCTGCTTAACGGGTTGGTAGGTGTTGCGACCTTCAGTATCGACCGTGTATTTATCAACAGAAGCCTTGGTGCGGAAGAAGTGGGGATCTATCAAGCCCACTTTGTATCTACGTATGGTATCATAAGTGCTTTTATGACCATTTTTTTAACTTATATTTTTCCTATATTCTGCCGAAATGATAATATGCTGACGATTCTTAGCAAAATTAATAGAATGCAGTATCCTTTCACTATATTAATTTCAATCCTAATAGGAAATTTTGTTTTACGGCTCTATTCGTACCCTGTTTCTTTTGCACTGTTCGGAAGCCTTTGTCTCTTTAATGCAGTCCAATTTCATGTACAGCTAAAAATATGGTATCTTGCTAGCCGAGGTGCAAGTGAAACTAAAACCACGTTGCAATCCCAGTTAATTTTCTTGATCGTCAATCTGGCAGTTTTAATAATTTTAATTAGATATGCAGGGATTGTTGCTGGTGGAATATCTCTCCTTGCCGGGGCATGTGCTTGCTTAGCCTATCTTATACAATCAGAACATACGGCTTACAATGAAAGATCTGTATGA
- a CDS encoding 16S rRNA (uracil(1498)-N(3))-methyltransferase: MNILLFEQHEQNAGRLLLTDHRAKHIHTVLKLKLGDTLRIGMVNSKMGQGKIISMDDNTVELEVKLDYPPPPPPEIELILALPRPIMLQRILKQATVMGVRRFHLIRSAKVEKSFFQTPVLEPKKIMELLLEGLTQAVDTCLPEVLIHPRFKPFVQDVIPTLAGYGLLAHPGFTPRLPDAYPHSGEKKKILLAIGPEGGWNDFEVNSFLEQGFLPFSMGNRILHVDTAVVALLAQLQLLRIIQ, from the coding sequence ATGAATATCCTTCTCTTTGAACAACATGAGCAGAATGCGGGCCGTCTGCTTTTAACAGATCATCGGGCCAAACATATCCATACTGTCCTTAAACTCAAACTCGGCGACACCTTACGCATCGGCATGGTGAATAGCAAGATGGGTCAAGGAAAGATTATCAGCATGGATGACAATACGGTTGAGCTGGAGGTAAAGCTGGACTACCCTCCCCCACCACCTCCTGAAATCGAACTGATCCTTGCCCTGCCGCGTCCGATTATGCTCCAGCGCATCCTGAAACAGGCAACCGTTATGGGTGTACGCCGCTTTCATTTGATCAGATCCGCCAAGGTGGAAAAATCTTTTTTTCAAACCCCGGTACTGGAGCCGAAGAAAATCATGGAACTTCTTCTGGAGGGACTGACCCAGGCTGTGGATACCTGTTTGCCCGAAGTCCTGATTCACCCTCGCTTTAAGCCCTTTGTTCAGGATGTCATCCCGACCTTAGCCGGTTACGGTCTGCTGGCCCATCCGGGATTTACACCAAGGCTGCCGGATGCCTATCCGCATTCAGGAGAAAAGAAAAAAATCCTGCTGGCTATCGGACCAGAAGGAGGCTGGAATGATTTTGAAGTGAACAGTTTTCTTGAGCAGGGCTTTTTGCCGTTTTCGATGGGGAACAGAATCCTGCATGTGGATACTGCGGTTGTCGCCTTACTGGCGCAGTTACAGCTCCTGCGGATAATTCAATAA
- a CDS encoding LTA synthase family protein, producing MEKKIIKKQLDVAVLFFFLFTPLIVRMIYLDAYVYNYTKRVIFGAAYVFVNDSLIYTGIIFSIFVLLFIKNKAVAAAIKILILAVLLLLLIDFFTILNFSFRLVFDDLFKYGSYSFKYINQLYSWSVSWKKFVINITITLGYLLLVLYFFISDFSLRRRSLLPKVVLLFILFFVGSMFSYSDYSDRYVHSWIYKNIISYNLSLRSKTKKYSNEFLNNFSFDEDEDCLYENDKNAFSDNIIILMVESLSNYQSSFFSGNNDWTHNLDKIASDNIAYRKFYANGFTTEDGEVSILTGLVPIIQSTSYETVGVESFEGFFNIKDSLPNILKTYGYHSEFITSADLSFSDTGKWANSIGFDYIEGDQHPYYEKFDRFHFNAAPDKALYERVLDRMKKQQDKYFIFIKTVTSHTPFINPENKKGSEEETFRYVDRQLGIFYNRLVDRGFFEKGILIIVGDHHAMVPLTKKEIDYYGSLRAAATVPMIIATGDEARIENNHYQQIDIFNSLKGALVGEKCTSNWRGDFFKKKPANYIIHKRGDNRNLVSIFSDDEPYVFLMNGDDSRITTDAPVDKEKRELIERKINSIRILPKQ from the coding sequence GTGGAAAAGAAAATAATAAAAAAACAATTAGATGTCGCTGTACTTTTTTTTTTCTTGTTTACTCCTTTAATCGTCAGGATGATTTATCTTGATGCTTATGTATATAACTACACAAAAAGGGTAATATTTGGTGCGGCATACGTTTTTGTTAACGATTCTCTTATTTATACAGGGATTATTTTTTCTATATTTGTTCTTTTATTTATCAAAAATAAAGCAGTTGCAGCTGCGATAAAAATATTAATACTAGCAGTTCTCCTGCTGCTATTAATTGATTTTTTTACTATTTTAAATTTTTCTTTCCGTTTGGTTTTTGATGATTTATTTAAGTACGGATCGTATTCATTTAAATATATTAACCAGTTATACAGTTGGAGTGTTAGCTGGAAAAAATTCGTAATTAATATTACGATAACATTAGGATATCTTCTCCTTGTCCTCTATTTTTTTATTTCCGATTTTTCCTTGAGAAGAAGATCGTTGCTCCCTAAAGTTGTATTGCTTTTTATTCTCTTTTTTGTAGGCTCAATGTTTTCATATTCGGATTATTCTGATAGGTATGTGCATTCCTGGATATATAAAAATATTATTTCTTATAACCTATCCTTAAGATCAAAAACAAAAAAGTATAGTAACGAATTTTTAAATAATTTTTCTTTTGATGAGGATGAAGACTGTTTATACGAAAATGATAAAAATGCTTTTTCTGACAATATAATTATATTGATGGTGGAGTCTTTATCGAATTATCAGAGTTCTTTTTTTTCAGGAAATAACGATTGGACACACAATCTAGACAAGATAGCTTCTGATAATATAGCGTATAGAAAATTTTATGCTAACGGTTTTACAACTGAAGATGGTGAGGTGTCGATATTGACAGGCTTGGTACCTATTATTCAGTCAACAAGTTATGAAACAGTCGGAGTAGAATCATTTGAAGGTTTTTTTAATATAAAGGACTCATTGCCTAATATTCTGAAAACTTATGGTTATCATTCAGAATTCATAACAAGCGCTGATCTGTCTTTTTCTGATACCGGGAAATGGGCAAACAGTATTGGATTTGATTATATAGAAGGCGATCAGCATCCATACTACGAAAAATTTGATAGATTTCACTTTAACGCTGCACCAGATAAAGCTCTTTATGAAAGAGTGCTGGATAGAATGAAAAAACAACAAGATAAATATTTTATTTTTATCAAAACAGTTACTTCTCATACTCCCTTTATTAATCCGGAAAATAAAAAAGGCTCGGAAGAAGAAACATTCCGATATGTAGACAGGCAGCTTGGTATTTTCTACAATAGATTGGTTGATAGGGGGTTTTTCGAAAAAGGCATTTTGATCATTGTTGGTGATCACCACGCAATGGTCCCTTTAACCAAGAAGGAAATCGATTATTATGGCAGTCTCAGAGCAGCAGCTACAGTCCCGATGATAATAGCAACTGGAGATGAAGCAAGGATTGAAAATAATCACTATCAGCAGATAGATATTTTTAATAGTCTCAAAGGAGCTTTAGTAGGAGAAAAATGCACATCAAATTGGCGGGGGGATTTTTTCAAGAAAAAACCTGCTAACTATATTATTCATAAGCGTGGTGATAATAGGAATTTAGTTAGTATATTTTCAGATGATGAGCCTTATGTCTTTTTGATGAACGGCGATGATTCACGCATAACTACAGACGCTCCTGTGGACAAAGAGAAGAGAGAATTAATTGAAAGAAAAATAAATTCAATTCGTATCCTCCCGAAGCAATGA
- a CDS encoding YifB family Mg chelatase-like AAA ATPase, which produces MLSKTLSGAVAGVDGLIVRVEVDLALGLPGFFTVGLAEGAVRESKDRVKAAIKNSGYQFPPRRITVNLAPAAVKKEGAGYDLPIALGILAASGTLTCPELEHTAIVGELSLDGAVRPVRGVLPMVLEAKQNKIQRFLVPADNAHEAAVVSGIEIIAVERLQQAVDFLAGREIIEPSRTNVQALFARRNQYSVDFSEVRGQEHAKRAFEVAAAGGHNILLSGVPGTGKTMMARRLPTILPDLCLEEALETTKIYSTTGLLPEDMPLLVTRPFRTPHHTISDAGLIGGGRIPRPGEVSLAHNGVLFLDEMPEFRKHVLEVMRQPLEDGIVTIARAAASLRFPANFMLVAAMNPCPCGFLGDKVKKCSCSPMQVQRYRNQLSGPLLDRIDMHVEVPPVLVEEISAQKPGESSEIIRERVNKARKLQQQRFASARFINCNAQMGSRQIETFCPLDQPGKALLNSAIERLGLSARAYHRIIKIARTIADLAGAEQIDVSHVAEAVQYRRQQFDVG; this is translated from the coding sequence ATGCTCTCCAAAACACTCAGCGGTGCCGTCGCAGGTGTCGACGGTCTTATAGTTCGTGTAGAAGTGGATCTCGCCTTGGGCCTGCCCGGTTTTTTCACGGTTGGCCTAGCTGAGGGAGCGGTACGTGAATCTAAAGACCGGGTCAAGGCGGCAATTAAAAATTCCGGTTATCAATTTCCACCTCGCAGGATCACGGTCAACCTAGCCCCGGCAGCGGTGAAAAAGGAAGGAGCTGGCTATGATTTGCCCATTGCCTTGGGCATTCTTGCTGCTTCAGGCACGCTAACCTGTCCAGAATTGGAACATACCGCTATTGTAGGAGAACTGTCCCTTGACGGCGCAGTCCGTCCGGTACGGGGTGTCCTTCCTATGGTGCTGGAGGCAAAGCAGAATAAAATCCAACGTTTTTTGGTCCCTGCGGATAATGCCCATGAGGCGGCGGTGGTCAGCGGGATTGAGATCATTGCCGTAGAACGGTTGCAACAGGCTGTAGACTTTCTGGCAGGGCGGGAGATCATTGAACCTTCCCGGACTAACGTACAGGCTCTGTTCGCTCGGCGGAATCAATATTCCGTGGATTTTTCTGAGGTGCGTGGGCAGGAACACGCCAAACGAGCCTTTGAAGTAGCAGCGGCAGGCGGGCATAATATCCTGCTCAGCGGCGTACCCGGCACCGGCAAAACCATGATGGCCCGTAGACTGCCAACGATTCTGCCGGATCTTTGCCTGGAAGAGGCCTTAGAAACCACCAAGATCTATTCCACCACCGGTCTGCTCCCGGAGGACATGCCTCTGCTGGTGACCCGGCCTTTTCGCACGCCTCACCATACCATTTCCGATGCAGGTTTGATCGGCGGAGGACGAATCCCCCGGCCCGGCGAGGTTTCCTTGGCGCATAACGGGGTTTTGTTTCTTGATGAAATGCCGGAATTCCGTAAGCATGTCCTGGAGGTTATGCGCCAGCCCTTGGAGGACGGCATTGTCACCATTGCTAGGGCAGCGGCCAGCCTCCGTTTTCCGGCAAATTTTATGTTGGTTGCTGCCATGAATCCCTGCCCCTGCGGTTTTCTCGGCGATAAAGTAAAGAAATGCTCTTGCTCACCCATGCAGGTACAGCGCTACCGGAATCAGTTATCCGGGCCGTTGTTGGATCGGATTGATATGCATGTCGAGGTCCCACCGGTTCTGGTAGAAGAGATCAGTGCCCAAAAGCCGGGAGAGTCATCGGAAATAATTCGCGAGCGGGTCAATAAGGCCCGCAAACTCCAGCAGCAACGCTTTGCCTCTGCGCGGTTCATCAACTGTAACGCCCAGATGGGTTCCCGCCAAATTGAGACCTTCTGCCCGTTGGATCAGCCGGGCAAGGCCTTACTCAACAGCGCTATTGAGCGACTTGGCTTATCAGCCCGTGCCTATCATCGTATCATTAAGATCGCTCGCACCATTGCCGATCTTGCTGGAGCTGAGCAAATTGATGTATCTCATGTTGCCGAAGCTGTGCAGTATCGACGACAACAATTTGATGTAGGATGA
- a CDS encoding class I SAM-dependent methyltransferase: MKDLYDNYYEEGFSQNKSQTLDLENFELIARKYRWNYQRFFLSVPKNARILDIGCGLGQFLFYLRKEGFQHLTGIDISQSQVDLALQMQPEVDFRKIEDTCRFLEQRQEKYDVITLNDVAEHLELEDNILLLKAIHNALNQGGKIIIKTVNAAFPLGSSTRYADLTHKTSFHEKSLTHLLRHTGYSDIRCYSEEIGVYNLLFMVKKILVRINRMIIRVMIYLAESDWQDIISVNIISIGVKK, from the coding sequence ATGAAAGATCTGTATGATAACTACTACGAGGAAGGATTTTCCCAAAACAAGAGCCAAACTCTTGACCTTGAAAATTTTGAATTAATAGCAAGAAAATATAGATGGAACTATCAGCGTTTTTTTTTATCGGTTCCCAAAAACGCCAGAATTCTTGATATAGGATGCGGCTTAGGGCAATTTCTTTTCTATTTACGAAAAGAAGGCTTTCAACACCTGACAGGAATTGATATTTCTCAAAGTCAGGTAGACCTTGCTTTGCAAATGCAGCCGGAAGTCGACTTTAGAAAAATTGAGGATACATGTCGATTTCTTGAGCAGCGGCAGGAAAAATATGATGTAATAACTCTGAACGATGTCGCGGAACATTTGGAACTGGAAGATAATATTTTATTACTAAAAGCAATACACAACGCATTGAATCAAGGCGGAAAAATTATTATAAAAACAGTAAATGCAGCATTTCCACTCGGAAGCTCGACGAGATATGCTGATTTGACCCATAAGACATCTTTTCATGAAAAATCTCTAACGCATTTGTTAAGGCATACAGGTTATAGTGATATTCGATGTTATTCTGAAGAAATAGGTGTGTATAATTTATTATTTATGGTGAAAAAAATATTGGTCCGTATTAACAGAATGATCATCAGAGTAATGATTTATCTAGCCGAATCTGATTGGCAAGACATAATATCTGTTAATATTATCTCGATAGGAGTGAAAAAATGA
- a CDS encoding glycosyltransferase family 4 protein, whose translation MRILTIANTPPYVMGGAEIQAYHLAKEWVKKGHEVTVAGNRNETGKILFSEDSNIGINSVKIKIKNYNKFTRALSYTISLSWFLAKKRKKFDIIYCRFVKEPTIVVCFLKLFGVIDLPLFSCTECTGNRGEAYFLSTFWSSKWIVKLINKYNNIINIISPDIEKELVSIGLNKEKFSYIPNGTPISSEYFPCNDEKEKKDLVFVGRLVKRKNVDILIKAVKKLTDSGKNISLSIIGTGPVENELKELSDSLSLQKNIFFMGFVEENKKLECIAQHKIFVLPSMLEGFGIVVIEAMKIGLPVIVTNCGGPEFFVDNSVGRVAQAGSVDSLADSIKDLFSLETEQLDRMGVSAQKKVMENYNILTLAERHLDIFRQLI comes from the coding sequence ATGAGAATATTAACTATAGCGAACACACCCCCATATGTTATGGGAGGAGCTGAAATTCAAGCATATCATCTTGCAAAAGAGTGGGTAAAAAAAGGGCATGAGGTTACAGTTGCCGGAAATAGGAATGAAACAGGTAAGATTCTTTTTTCAGAAGATTCTAATATAGGTATTAATAGCGTCAAGATAAAAATAAAAAATTATAACAAATTTACAAGAGCCTTGTCTTACACGATAAGCTTGTCGTGGTTTTTGGCGAAAAAGAGAAAAAAATTTGATATTATTTACTGTAGATTTGTAAAGGAACCGACAATTGTCGTATGTTTTTTAAAATTATTCGGTGTTATAGATTTACCTTTGTTTTCCTGTACAGAATGTACAGGAAATAGAGGAGAAGCGTACTTTCTCAGTACATTTTGGAGTAGTAAATGGATAGTCAAATTGATCAATAAATATAATAATATTATTAATATTATTTCTCCTGATATTGAAAAGGAACTTGTTTCAATCGGTTTAAATAAAGAAAAATTTTCATATATCCCAAACGGGACTCCAATTTCAAGTGAGTATTTTCCATGTAACGATGAGAAAGAAAAGAAAGATCTTGTTTTTGTTGGTCGACTAGTTAAAAGAAAAAATGTAGACATCCTGATTAAAGCGGTTAAAAAACTCACTGATTCTGGAAAAAATATCTCTCTAAGTATTATCGGCACAGGTCCTGTTGAGAATGAGCTTAAAGAATTAAGCGATTCTCTCTCTCTTCAAAAGAATATTTTTTTTATGGGATTTGTAGAAGAAAATAAAAAATTGGAGTGTATTGCTCAACATAAAATCTTTGTTCTCCCGTCAATGCTGGAAGGCTTCGGGATAGTAGTCATAGAGGCAATGAAAATCGGTCTTCCTGTTATTGTAACAAACTGTGGGGGGCCTGAGTTTTTTGTTGATAATTCAGTAGGCAGAGTTGCGCAGGCAGGTAGCGTTGACTCTCTTGCTGATTCAATAAAAGATTTATTTTCTCTTGAGACTGAACAACTTGACCGTATGGGAGTATCCGCTCAAAAGAAAGTAATGGAAAATTATAATATTTTAACATTGGCAGAGAGACACCTTGATATTTTCCGACAGTTGATATGA
- a CDS encoding class I SAM-dependent methyltransferase, giving the protein MTKQTNSILKEKSSFRDPSGYLFVKNGDLYRLIKNSYQKEYVHLCTSGLYEKLTNMGLLISHDEITESLISDPACYKIIKPVQIPFISYPYEWSFSQLRDAALLTLRIQRLSLKKGMSLKDASSYNIQFQKGQPIFIDTLSFELHQEGKPWVAYKQFCEHFLSPLLLMSYTDIRLNQLATRFIDGIPLDLSASLLPFRARFNVHIFFHIIMHSKLQKKYENKTVDCERKKVSNIAMLGIFDSLAKLVSSLRPKSQDTEWGDYYSDINYDETAFQYKKELLKSLVHKCEHKMIWDLGANTGFFSRIAGLGTTPVISFDIDPVAVEKNYRMVKRNKEENILPLVLDLTNPSPGIGWSNHERKTISERNLPETVLALALIHHLAISNNIPLQHIASFFYGICKNLIVEFIPKEDSQVQRLLATREDIFPGYTMKEFERIFSEKFFIIEKCPVKNTKRTFYLMKIK; this is encoded by the coding sequence ATGACGAAGCAGACCAATAGCATTTTAAAAGAAAAAAGTTCATTTAGGGATCCGAGTGGTTATCTTTTTGTGAAAAATGGTGATCTGTATCGCTTGATAAAAAACTCTTACCAAAAAGAATATGTACACCTTTGTACATCCGGCCTTTATGAAAAGCTTACTAATATGGGGCTTCTTATAAGTCATGATGAGATTACAGAAAGTTTAATTTCTGATCCTGCCTGCTATAAAATTATTAAACCGGTACAGATTCCATTTATTTCCTACCCCTATGAATGGTCGTTTAGCCAGCTCAGAGATGCCGCGTTACTTACGCTTCGTATTCAGCGATTATCTTTAAAAAAAGGGATGTCATTAAAAGACGCTTCATCTTACAATATTCAGTTTCAAAAAGGACAACCGATATTTATTGATACTCTTTCCTTTGAGTTACATCAGGAGGGAAAACCTTGGGTCGCCTATAAACAATTCTGCGAGCATTTTCTCTCACCTCTTCTTTTAATGAGCTATACAGACATCCGTCTTAATCAGCTCGCAACAAGATTTATTGATGGCATTCCTCTTGACTTGAGTGCCTCGCTTCTTCCTTTCAGAGCACGATTTAACGTACATATTTTTTTTCATATTATCATGCATTCGAAGTTACAAAAAAAATATGAAAATAAAACGGTCGACTGTGAAAGGAAAAAGGTTAGTAATATAGCTATGCTCGGTATTTTTGATAGTTTAGCTAAACTGGTGAGCTCTTTAAGGCCAAAATCACAGGATACAGAATGGGGTGATTATTATTCTGATATCAATTATGACGAGACTGCCTTTCAATATAAAAAGGAACTTCTTAAATCGCTTGTACATAAATGCGAACACAAAATGATTTGGGACCTTGGTGCCAACACCGGATTTTTTAGCAGAATAGCGGGACTGGGAACAACACCTGTTATTTCCTTTGATATAGATCCGGTTGCAGTTGAAAAAAATTATCGGATGGTCAAAAGAAACAAAGAAGAGAACATCCTTCCGCTCGTTCTTGATCTCACCAACCCCAGCCCCGGCATCGGCTGGAGTAACCATGAAAGGAAAACGATCTCTGAAAGGAATCTTCCTGAAACTGTCCTAGCATTGGCCCTCATTCATCATCTCGCTATCTCAAATAACATACCGCTCCAACATATCGCTTCTTTTTTTTATGGCATATGTAAAAATCTCATCGTCGAATTCATTCCTAAAGAGGATTCACAAGTTCAGCGCCTTCTTGCGACCCGTGAAGATATTTTTCCAGGCTATACCATGAAAGAATTCGAAAGGATTTTTTCCGAAAAATTTTTCATAATCGAAAAATGCCCAGTTAAAAACACGAAACGTACCTTTTATCTCATGAAAATTAAATAG
- a CDS encoding sulfatase-like hydrolase/transferase: MFRKLENGLFHPFLFALYPLIAFYSKNIDHTTFLVPLLTMLGIIPIVFLVIFFLNLITKNNMKSGMMTSVLVILFFTYGHTHSLILDLYEKKYVFKAIFKNLDLGANLEASLHHTLLLGFFFICILAYIFILFLDKGEYRITQVLNAASALLVIMSLLGILFSLATIHRGTLKGNKWEGEKVFASEKRPDIYYIILDGYARSDVLSTYYGFDNTPFTTFLKEKDFYVVDNGYANYTWTFLSLPSSLNYSYINSLKDIVGEKSLDLRIPFEMIKNNHASQFLKSQGYTYVHVNSTWGATLKNRYADFSIGYSKSFFSNEYLRVLSRTTILKCFNSLVDEQLATFYLHAFEELKKIPQMVQPTFTFAHFILPHYPYIFNSKGEVISEITRKRQFANSLWPKKKQYIAQLAFVNKKVEEIIAAILSNSSEKPIIIIQSDHGPKVHTTFDNKQLSEDEFIRARHANFNAIYLPGKGREKLYETLTPVNTFRIIFNEYFNAGLEELEDKIYFSDFKTPYMFREIELSGQQPL; the protein is encoded by the coding sequence ATGTTTAGAAAATTAGAAAACGGGTTGTTCCATCCCTTTTTATTTGCCCTCTATCCACTTATCGCCTTTTACAGTAAGAACATAGATCACACCACTTTTTTGGTCCCTCTTCTTACTATGCTAGGAATCATTCCCATAGTTTTTCTTGTTATCTTCTTTTTAAATCTTATAACTAAAAACAACATGAAAAGCGGGATGATGACCAGCGTTTTGGTCATTCTTTTCTTCACCTATGGACATACGCACTCGCTCATTCTTGACTTATATGAAAAAAAGTATGTGTTTAAAGCGATATTTAAAAATCTTGACCTGGGAGCCAACCTTGAAGCTTCGCTACATCATACTCTTTTACTAGGATTTTTTTTTATATGTATTCTTGCTTATATATTTATTTTGTTCCTGGATAAGGGAGAATATCGCATCACACAAGTCCTAAATGCTGCTTCGGCCCTTCTTGTCATTATGTCCCTTCTGGGCATCCTCTTTTCGTTGGCTACTATTCATAGAGGCACACTTAAAGGAAATAAATGGGAAGGAGAAAAGGTTTTTGCTTCAGAAAAACGTCCAGATATCTATTATATTATCCTAGACGGTTATGCACGTTCCGATGTTTTGTCCACCTATTACGGTTTTGACAACACCCCGTTTACCACCTTCTTAAAAGAGAAAGATTTTTATGTCGTTGACAATGGCTATGCTAATTATACTTGGACCTTTCTTTCTCTTCCCTCATCTCTTAACTACAGCTACATAAATAGTCTCAAAGATATAGTCGGAGAAAAATCACTTGATCTTCGAATACCCTTTGAAATGATAAAAAATAACCATGCTTCTCAGTTTCTTAAATCACAGGGTTATACTTACGTTCATGTGAATTCTACTTGGGGAGCAACTCTTAAAAACAGATATGCCGATTTTTCCATAGGCTATTCAAAATCGTTTTTCTCCAATGAATATTTGCGCGTGTTATCCAGAACAACTATCCTTAAATGTTTCAACTCGTTGGTCGATGAGCAGCTGGCTACCTTTTATCTGCACGCATTTGAAGAGCTGAAAAAAATTCCGCAGATGGTCCAACCAACCTTTACATTTGCTCATTTTATTTTACCTCACTATCCATATATTTTTAACAGTAAGGGAGAAGTTATTAGCGAGATCACTCGAAAACGTCAGTTTGCTAACAGTTTATGGCCAAAGAAGAAACAATATATTGCTCAGCTTGCTTTTGTAAATAAAAAAGTTGAAGAAATAATTGCAGCTATTCTAAGTAATTCAAGTGAAAAGCCGATTATTATAATTCAGTCGGATCATGGGCCGAAGGTTCATACTACGTTTGATAATAAGCAACTTTCTGAAGATGAATTTATCCGGGCGCGGCATGCAAATTTCAATGCCATCTATCTACCAGGCAAAGGACGTGAAAAACTCTACGAAACTCTTACACCTGTCAATACCTTTCGGATTATTTTTAACGAATATTTTAATGCAGGTCTTGAGGAGCTTGAGGATAAAATTTATTTTTCTGATTTTAAGACGCCCTATATGTTCAGAGAGATAGAGCTTTCTGGGCAGCAACCTCTTTGA